Proteins found in one Cryptococcus neoformans var. grubii H99 chromosome 14, complete sequence genomic segment:
- a CDS encoding septum-promoting GTP-binding protein 1, which yields MADQGYTSSGSGSGRVSGGEGSDRNSIVLKVGMVGDSQIGKTSLMVKYVEGSFDEDYIQTLGVNFMEKAISIRNTEITFSIWDLGGQREFVSMLPLVSNDAVAILFMFDLTRKSTLNSIKEWYRQARGFNKTAIPVLIGTKYDQFASFPREEQEEITRQAKRFSKAMHAPLIFCSTSHSINVQKIFKIVLAKAFDLKCVIPEIDAVGEPILLYVDV from the exons ATGGCCGATCAAGGATACACTTCGTCTGGTTCTGGCAGTGGCCGGGTTTCTGGTGGAGAGGGCAGTGACAGAAACTC AATTGTCCTCAAAGTAGGCATGGTTGGCGATTCGCAAATTGGCAAGACATCATTAATGGTCAAATATGTCGAAGGCAGCTTTGA CGAGGATTATATACAAACGCTGGGTGTCAACTTTATGGAAAAGGCTATAAGCATACGAAATACAGAGATCACCTTTTCA ATATGGGATCTGGGTGGTCAAAGGGAATTCGTCTCAATGCTCCCTCTTGTGTCCAATGATGCAGTCGCCATCCTATTCATGTTTGATCTTACACGGAAATCAACTCTCAATAGCATCAAAGAGTGGTATCGACAAGCACGTGGATTTAACAAGACAGCTATACCAGTGTTAATTGGAACGAAGTACGATCAGTTTGCGTCTTTCCCaagagaagagcaagaggaaATTACCAGACAGGCGAAGAGATTCTCAAAGGCTATGCATGCTCCATTA ATTTTTTGTTCCACTTCACACTCTATTAATGTCCAGAAGATTTTCAAAATTGTTTTAGCAAAGGCTTTCGATCTCAAG TGCGTTATTCCTGAAATTGACGCCGTTGGTGAACCCATTTTACTTTATGTCGATGTTTAG